A DNA window from Porites lutea chromosome 6, jaPorLute2.1, whole genome shotgun sequence contains the following coding sequences:
- the LOC140942383 gene encoding adrenocorticotropic hormone receptor-like, with product MMTLKADDLRSAIIVNCVLNAFLSYTATALNSVTLLALRKSSTTLPKPLRTLLLSLTVSDLGVGLLVQPLYILFLAMVFQQGNTETQIIEITSKVSIVTITFFGYASFFGAAALAADRFLAVHLHLRYQELVTHKRLVAVVISVWVFSAILSMTTAVFQHTRYIVVSITGIVVESVCYLAAALFYIKIYLAVLYHSKQNKILQVQPTQTRVENMANTAKLRKCAVGPFYAYLVFLACHLPSSCTRIILEKTGYNNVTWQLIKYTHTLVFLNSSLNPLIYSWKMRHIRRAIMDMLRNISLRR from the coding sequence ATGATGACACTGAAAGCTGATGACCTGCGTTCGGCCATCATTGTTAACTGCGTCTTGAACGCCTTTTTAAGTTACACAGCCACCGCGCTGAACTCTGTAACCTTACTCGCGTTAAGGAAATCTTCCACGACTTTACCTAAGCCTTTGAGAACATTGCTTCTGAGTCTGACTGTTTCTGATCTTGGTGTTGGTTTACTGGTTCAACCTTTGTACATTCTATTTCTTGCCATGGTATTCCAGCAAGGAAATACTGAAACTCAAATTATCGAGATCACATCCAAGGTTTCAATCGTCACTATAACTTTTTTCGGTTATGCCTCTTTCTTTGGTGCTGCGGCTCTAGCGGCAGACAGATTCTTGGCTGTTCATCTTCATCTGAGATATCAAGAACTTGTGACTCACAAGCGCCTTGTTGCTGTGGTGATCTCGGTTTGGGTGTTCAGTGCCATTCTTTCCATGACAACGGCTGTTTTCCAACACACTCGGTATATTGTCGTTTCCATCACTGGAATAGTCGTTGAAAGTGTTTGTTACTTAGCCGCAGCCCTCTTTTATATCAAGATTTATTTGGCCGTACTGTATCacagcaaacaaaataaaattctgCAAGTACAGCCTACACAGACTAGGGTTGAAAATATGGCGAATACTGCGAAGTTAAGGAAATGTGCAGTTGGTCCATTTTATGCTTACCTTGTGTTTTTGGCTTGTCATCTACCAAGCTCGTGTACACGAATAATTTTGGAAAAAACTGGCTACAATAACGTAACATGGCAGTTGATAAAATATACCCACACTCTAGTGTTCCTCAATTCCTCTCTGAATCCTCTGATTTACTCCTGGAAGATGAGACACATTCGACGCGCTATCATGGATATGCTGCGCAACATATCACTGCGTCGATAg
- the LOC140941058 gene encoding uncharacterized protein yields MEKLSDEILVRIFSFLSARDLCRCSQVCSAWCRLANDFHLWKKLFIETFDKFILDPSYYNNVFPTQWKELFILRSNWFSGHCHVQSLHRKTVTTQQKEFSRIICLKISNCGGSLLASVNHDSKVVHLWSLINKKSLHVVFCESIVGCVDFGSERSRNLLAIGLFNNKFCLWDFHREKFLLTQVNLSEISREFTPRNNISTPNTAVCRVNLVDNKIATVTTQCIVKVWQLDFSKSGQLSCLCLHTLTTFKPRCSVLDIQLKREPFDEMWSVSISHAAEVLQNWNLIGFQAVRFQGSRLLDVGPRLDVVAEDTECSDDEDDSVCYPSNNLKTWMQPQKEQMGSRTSVSCLSISPCTKLVTSGQNDNTISLWDTATQCRRHILFGHTGAITCTDMDMHKIVSGSNDRTVKVWSLESGDCQLTLPGDHSSGVSCVTFNDQWVISGDNCGEIKVWDFAINSLSVLQSLDLPSGTAC; encoded by the exons ATGGAGAAGTTAAGTGATGAAATTTTAGTGagaatttttagctttttatcgGCTCGAGATCTTTGCAGATGCTCCCAG GTGTGTTCTGCATGGTGTCGTCTGGCAAACGACTTTCATTT atggaaaaaattatttattgaaACTTTTGACAAGTTCATCTTAGACCCTTCTTACTATAACAATGTGTTTCCAACTCAGTGGAAGGAACTGTTTATACTACGATCAAACTGGTTCAGTGGTCACTGCCATGTTCAGAGTCTCCATAGAAAGACTGTCACCACACAACAGAAGGAGTTCTCAAGGATTATCTGCTTAAAAATCTCAAATTGTGGCGGTAGCCTTTTAGCGAGTGTCAATCATGACTCTAAAGTAGTGCACTTGTGGAGTTTAATCAACAAGAAATCACTTCATGTGGTCTTTTGTGAAAGCATTGTTGGTTGTGTGGACTTTGGAAGTGAACGTTCAAGAAACTTACTGGCCATTGGCCTCTTTAATAACAAG TTCTGCCTGTGGGATTTCCATAGGGAGAAGTTTCTCCTAACCCAGGTTAATTTATCAGAGATTTCAAGAGAGTTTACTCCAAGAAATAACATTTCCACCCCTAATACTGCCGTGTGTCGTGTCAATCTAGTGGATAACAAGATTGCAACAGTTACAACTCAGTGTATTGTAAAAGTTTGGCAGTTGGATTTCAGTAAAAGTGGTCAGCTTTCTTGCCTTTGTCTGCATACTCTGACAACTTTTAAACCAAG GTGTTCTGTGTTAGATATTCAACTAAAAAGAGAACCGTTTGATGAAATGTGGTCTGTGTCCATATCACATGCCGCAGAAGTTTTACAAAATTGGAATCTTATTGGTTTTCAG GCAGTGAGATTTCAAGGTTCCAGACTTCTTGATGTTGGACCTAGACTTGATGTTGTGG CTGAAGATACAGAATGTtctgatgatgaggatgatagTGTTTGCTATCCATCAAATAATCTTAAAACATGGATGCAGCCACAGAAGGAG CAAATGGGCTCCAGGACATCTGTGTCTTGCCTGTCCATCAGTCCTTGTACCAAATTAGTAACATCTGGCCAAAATGATAACACTATCTCACTTTGGGACACAGCCACGCAATGCCGAAGGCATATCCTGTTTGGACATACAG GTGCCATAACATGCACTGATATGGACATGCATAAAATTGTTAGTGGATCCAATGACAGAACTGTAAAG GTATGGTCTTTGGAGAGTGGTGACTGCCAGTTGACTCTACCAGGAGACCACTCCTCAGGGGTTTCATGTGTAACTTTTAATGATCAGTGGGTTATTAGTGGTGATAACTGTGGTGAGATCAAG GTGTGGGATTTTGCTATAAATAGTCTCTCAGTCTTACAAAGCTTAGACTTACCTTCAGGAACAGCTTGCTAA
- the LOC140940273 gene encoding forkhead box protein J1-B-like yields MNSKMPVAVQSYAERFAANWKAQNPEDDEDEKSSLDDSLTNLQWLHSISVQDIAPVTTSIAPSPSPSSNSCDSDDRSDTSDGYKDVNSKEPNIDYKNDANHKPPYSYATLICMAMRETNKTKITLSAIYKWIKENFMYYRVADPTWQNSIRHNLSLNKCFVKVARNKNEPGKGGFWKIDPAYADMFVDGVFKRRRGVNTQKPSKRGSSSKPSKKASNKRPSDSVKQENDEPWAKKKFKPVKIKIEPESDEEEFYEEEEIAPFSGGIKEEFSWMTVLTNDEIDESIREIADAHGISFENSLSTITLSGIATSNCLSPPPSTESTEENFQVDPDLDLTIRGVGLLPSRENLATPSPTTLTDAAQSVFNMPPSPPLMYEEEHPWAETGNDFFDCFELDENNNIW; encoded by the exons ATGAACAGCAAAATGCCGGTTGCAGTACAATCTTATGCCGAGAGATTTGCAGCAAATTGGAAGGCACAGAACCCTGAAGACGACGAGGACGAGAAATCATCGCTTGATGACAGTTTGACCAATCTGCAGTGGCTTCACAGCATCAGTGTTCAGGACATCGCGCCGGTGACTACTTCAATTGCTCCTTCACCTAGCCCTTCCTCAAACTCATGTGATTCGGACGATCGAAGCGATACCAGCGACGGATATAAAGACGTCAATTCCAAAGAACCAAACATTGACTACAAAAATGATGCGAATCACAAGCCCCCGTATTCCTACGCCACGCTAATTTGTATGGCCATGCGAGAAACCAATAAGACCAAAATCACCCTTAGTGCGATTTATAAGTGGATCAAGGAGAACTTCATGTATTACAGAGTAGCAGATCCAACATGGCAG AATTCAATTCGCCACAATTTATCCTTAAACAAATGTTTTGTAAAAGTTGCCAGAAACAAAAACGAACCAGGCAAGGGAGGCTTTTGGAAAATTGATCCTGCTTATGCTGATATGTTTGTTGATGGAGTCTTTAAGAGACGAAGGGGTGTTAACACACAGAAGCCTTCTAAGAGAGGCTCTTCTTCAAAACCAAGTAAAAAGGCTTCAAACAAGAGACCATCAGACAGtgtaaaacaagaaaatgatgaACCAtgggcaaaaaagaaatttaaaccagttaaaattaaaattgaaccGGAGAGTGATGAAGAGGAGTTCTACGAAGAGGAGGAAATTGCACCATTTTCTGGTGGAATTAAGGAGGAATTCAGTTGGATGACAGTGTTAACAAATGATGAAATTGATGAAAGCATTAGAGAAATAGCTGATGCTCACGGAATTTCCTTTGAGAATTCACTATCTACTATAACCCTTTCGGGTATTGCCACGTCCAATTGCTTAAGCCCCCCGCCATCAACTGAAAGTACTGAGGAGAATTTTCAAGTTGATCCTGACCTGGACTTAACAATAAGAGGAGTGGGACTCCTTCCTTCTCGTGAAAATTTAGCAACACCATCTCCAACAACCTTGACAGATGCTGCACAGTCTGTGTTCAACATGCCGCCATCCCCACCTCTAATGTATGAGGAGGAGCATCCCTGGGCAGAGACTGGGAATGACTTTTTTGACTGCTTTGAGCtggatgaaaataataatatttggtAA
- the LOC140941618 gene encoding regulator of microtubule dynamics protein 1-like: MSELENDLKVADELHENGEARKVYDMLIKYKDLQNAEVEWRLARACRILAMTDSEKKKAFTYEAHEHAKLALSLDDKNATCHKWFGISISLVGDVEGVKYKLANAITIKEHFEKAAELDPKDPSCRHLLGIWCFNFADMDWFTRNLAKSIFGSPPTCTYQEALECFQRAEELEPNFYNKNHLMLGKVFLRMKKKDEAKKWLEKADSSNGETEDDKLVRKEAKELLRKHF, translated from the exons ATGAGTGAGCTAGAAAATGATTTAAAGGTGGCGGATGAGTTGCATGAAAATGGAGAAGCACGGAAAGTGTATGACATGCTGATCAAATACAAAGATTTGCAAAATGCAGAAGTTGAGTGGCGATTGGCAAGAGCCTGCAGAATATTAGCCATGACTgattcagaaaagaaaaaagcatttaCATATGAAGCTCATGAACATGCTAAGTTGGCCTTGAGCTTGGATGACAAAAATGCTACCTGTCACAAG TGGTTTGGCATTTCAATCTCACTCGTTGGTGACGTTGAAGGAGTAAAGTATAAATTAGCGAATGCAATCACCATCAAGGAACATTTTGAG AAAGCAGCAGAATTGGATCCAAAAGATCCCAGCTGCCGGCATTTACTTGGTATCTG GTGCTTTAACTTTGCTGACATGGACTGGTTCACAAGAAACCTTGCAAAGTCAATCTTTGGGTCGCCACCAACATGTACATATCAAGAG GCGTTAGAATGTTTTCAGAGAGCTGAAGAGT TGGAACCAAACTTCTATAATAAAAATCATCTGATGCTCGGAAAAGTATTTCTcagaatgaaaaaaaaggacGAAGCAAAGAAATGGCTGGAAAAAGCTGACAGCAGTAATGGCGAGACAGAGGATGATAAGTTG GTGAGGAAAGAGGCTAAAGAGCTGTTGAGGAAGCATTTTtaa